CCTATCAATATCGAGCGTCAGCCCCGCAAACGCCGGATGTTTCCGGTCGATTCCCGTGTCAAGCACCGCGATCCTGACGCCGCGCCCGGTGTGCGGGCCGTCCCGTTCCGCGCCAATCGCTTCCAGTCCCCATGTCGGAGTCGGCATGTCGCCACCTCCGCCCCGGGGGGGCTCGCCACCAGCACCGCCATGCGTCGTGGCCGCAATCCCGGCAGGGATTGAATCGATAAGCCGCACTGGCAGGTCCTTTGCCCAGTCCTGGACCGATGGATCGCGTGGCAAGTCTTGCATGTCGGCGGCCGAGACCTCAGCAGTCTCGACGTCCAACCCCGACGGAGTTGCCGCCGGACGTCCACCCCAAGGCGCGAGGCCATCCTCAAGTTGTGGGCGCTTCAAGATCACTACTCGAGTCAATGCCATTGGCATCTCCAATCTGTCAGCGTGCAGTCGATCTCAACCAAGTGGGAACGTACGCCTGCTGCGCAAAGATGGGCCAGCTATGCAAATCCTCACAATGACAAGAAGGCTACGCCCCGGGAATGACGTGGAATCCGATCCGACCCCAATCAGCGCGTCGCAATTCTAGAAAACATTGCAACTCTTCCACAATTTATGTAACTTGTATAGCACAGCATTCAGGTAAGCTGGATGTGAAATGCAGCGATCGTTTTCGAACCGGGCGTCTCATTTCCAATGCGATGCTCAAAAAAACAAAAGTAAGATTGTCGCTTTAAGGGGTGGTGACAATTGATTGTAGCGCGAACCTCTTTTTTACTCACAGAGGAGCAATCGTGGCAGACGTCAAAGTCAACAAGCAACAATGGGACGCACTTTCCGCCGGTGAGCAAACGAAAATCACAGCGGGCCTAGTGACGACAGGCGCACTCAAGGCAGGCGATCAAATTGTAGGGAGCGCAGATGCTGAGGCATTCGACGCACAGACCAAGTTTGAACCCATGTGGAATCCATTAGGGGACATTTGTAAGGCTCTCTGCGACACCGCGGCAGCCGCAGGCGCAACTTGGTGCATCGCAAATACCGCTGGCCTCGGTCTACCTGTTTGCCTGGCAGCAGCTGAGGCGGCACGTAACATCTGTAGAGGTCGATGCTAGCCTGCGCAAAGTCGCGAAGATACCAGCGAGCATAACGCTGGTATCGCTAACTCGGTTTCAGGCGCGAGCCCGGCGGTCATTTCAGAGGAAGCCTAGTAATCGGAAAGAGATTTCTGCTAGATCTATCGACGTGCACGAAAACCGATGCATCTGTGCGCATTTAACTCAATTGGGAGCTGAAAACTTGCCTCTTGACATTGCGTTTCCATTACCTACGCCCCCGCGTCACCTTGACAATTCCATGCTGATCGCACTCGATTTAGAGATCGACGTGCTGCTTCGTGTGCCGGAAGCCCGTGAAAAATTTGGTGTAGACGGTTCGGGCCTAGCTGTTGCGGTGCTTGACACGGGCCTGCGTATTTCACATGAATGTTTTATCGGTAGAGTCTTGGAAGGACGCAATTTCACAGCGGACAATAATGGCGATCCAAACAATGTCAGCGACCACAACGGGCACGGAACGAACGTTGCGGGCATAGTCGCAGCGGGGACGTCAGATGAGCGACGCGGTATTGCGCCAGGAGCGAATATTGTGCCTCTCAAAGTATTGCCGGCAAGCAATATCCAACCAATCGTCGACGCACTTAATTGGGTGGTGACGAACTCAAAGCGCTTGGGCATTTCGGTAGTAAATTTGTCTGTAGGGGCGCCCGGAATCAACTTAACTGATGATGCACAAGTTGCGCTTGAAATTGTGGAACTTAATGATGTACTAGACAAACTTGTAGTCATGAATGTTCCCGTAGTTGTGGCAGCCGGGAATAGCTACTTCCAGTTTCAGACTGAGGGAATGAGTATTCCCGCAATTTTTCGGCAAGTCATCGCGGTCGGCGCGGTTTACGACGCGTCCTTTGGTTCGCGAAGCTACCAAAGCGGTGCTATTGCGCATTCTACTCACGCAGATCAAATTG
Above is a window of Planctomycetia bacterium DNA encoding:
- a CDS encoding S8 family serine peptidase, with the translated sequence MLIALDLEIDVLLRVPEAREKFGVDGSGLAVAVLDTGLRISHECFIGRVLEGRNFTADNNGDPNNVSDHNGHGTNVAGIVAAGTSDERRGIAPGANIVPLKVLPASNIQPIVDALNWVVTNSKRLGISVVNLSVGAPGINLTDDAQVALEIVELNDVLDKLVVMNVPVVVAAGNSYFQFQTEGMSIPAIFRQVIAVGAVYDASFGSRSYQSGAIAHSTHADQIAPFSQRLARETSPECYTDVFSAGGAATSAGSQSDTATSVQDGTSQAAPTITGIVLLLQQYFLRRTGRLPSITILQEILRSGSVWVTDGDDEDDNVKHSNRKFPRVNALEAIVALHKAIQLGRF